From the genome of Synergistetes bacterium HGW-Synergistetes-1, one region includes:
- a CDS encoding rod shape-determining protein has protein sequence MWSKDIGIDLGTATVIVFIKGKGVVLREPSVVALDQNSGKILSVGEDAKVMIGRTPENVVAIRPLRDGVIADYTMTEVMLREFIKKVTSGMERIVRHRVMIGVPAGATDVERRAVLEAALEVGAKEAYLIEEPMAAAIGANMPVGEPVGNMVVDIGGGTTDVAIVSLGGLVVFESLRVGGDKFDEAIIRYMRRQYNLAIGEQTAEDLKKTIGSCRERTPEKTMEIRGRDLVQGLPRQITVGSSDVARAIEEPVGAIIAGIKRVLEKTPPELAADVIDRGIILTGGGAYLNGLDQLIIEETEINAVVAESASECVALGTGIALESIDKLKETGAIYSATRRGYKGR, from the coding sequence TTGTGGAGCAAAGATATAGGTATAGATCTTGGAACTGCAACTGTAATAGTATTCATAAAAGGAAAAGGAGTCGTACTCAGAGAACCCTCTGTAGTAGCTCTTGACCAGAATTCAGGCAAGATCCTTTCTGTAGGAGAGGATGCCAAAGTCATGATCGGAAGAACTCCTGAAAACGTAGTTGCGATACGTCCACTAAGAGACGGTGTAATTGCTGACTACACAATGACTGAGGTAATGCTGAGGGAATTTATAAAAAAAGTTACATCCGGCATGGAGAGGATCGTGAGACACAGGGTCATGATAGGCGTCCCGGCCGGAGCCACCGATGTAGAGAGGCGCGCTGTCCTTGAAGCAGCGCTTGAAGTTGGCGCGAAAGAGGCATATTTGATAGAGGAGCCAATGGCCGCAGCTATCGGAGCCAACATGCCGGTAGGTGAACCGGTAGGAAACATGGTCGTCGATATAGGCGGCGGCACGACAGATGTTGCAATAGTCTCTCTTGGCGGTCTTGTCGTTTTTGAATCGCTTCGTGTCGGAGGAGACAAATTTGACGAAGCCATAATAAGGTATATGAGGCGCCAGTATAACCTGGCCATTGGAGAACAGACCGCTGAGGATCTCAAAAAAACAATAGGATCATGCAGGGAAAGAACGCCCGAGAAGACAATGGAGATCAGAGGGCGAGATCTAGTCCAGGGACTGCCGAGGCAGATAACGGTGGGCAGCTCGGATGTTGCAAGGGCAATTGAAGAACCTGTCGGAGCGATCATAGCAGGTATTAAGAGGGTATTGGAAAAAACACCTCCGGAACTTGCAGCTGACGTAATTGACAGGGGCATAATCCTCACAGGCGGAGGCGCATACCTCAACGGACTTGATCAGCTGATAATAGAGGAAACAGAGATAAACGCTGTAGTTGCCGAGTCTGCATCTGAGTGCGTTGCACTCGGGACCGGCATAGCCCTTGAGTCGATAGATAAACTCAAGGAAACAGGAGCTATTTACTCAGCTACAAGGCGAGGATATAAAGGAAGATAG
- a CDS encoding transporter yields MIKGVTLGQYMPADSFIHKLDPRCKLLITVLSMILIFMSGSFPAMAMWASLIIFIAKRSQIPTKALIKSAKPILVLIIFTSLLNIFFTGGSNIIFSIGPLKASVEGTITAFRMGLRLYLLVLFTALLTFTTSPSELSDGLEGAFGPLTRFGFPAHEVAMMMTIALRFIPTLFEETERIINAQVSRGADFVSGGLIKRAKAYIPVLIPLFVLVFKRADTLASAMEARCYRGGKGRVRMYPLTWGSAENKALTAFVVFSASVISLNRWM; encoded by the coding sequence CTGATCAAAGGTGTGACCCTGGGCCAGTATATGCCGGCCGATTCTTTTATCCACAAACTCGATCCGCGCTGTAAGCTTCTTATTACAGTGCTCTCAATGATTTTGATTTTTATGTCAGGAAGCTTTCCTGCGATGGCAATGTGGGCATCTTTAATAATCTTTATAGCAAAGAGGTCTCAAATACCTACAAAAGCATTGATCAAATCAGCCAAACCAATACTGGTACTTATAATTTTTACATCACTCCTAAATATTTTTTTTACAGGCGGCAGCAATATCATATTCTCTATAGGACCGCTGAAAGCCAGCGTCGAAGGGACTATTACAGCCTTTCGAATGGGGCTGAGGCTATACCTGCTGGTTTTATTCACTGCCTTGCTTACTTTCACTACCAGCCCTTCCGAACTTTCTGACGGTCTGGAAGGAGCTTTTGGACCCCTCACGCGTTTTGGCTTTCCTGCTCATGAGGTGGCAATGATGATGACGATAGCCCTGAGATTTATTCCGACTCTGTTCGAAGAAACCGAGAGGATCATAAATGCACAGGTTTCAAGAGGGGCAGATTTTGTGAGCGGAGGCCTCATAAAAAGGGCCAAAGCATATATCCCTGTTCTGATCCCCCTCTTTGTCCTTGTTTTCAAACGTGCAGACACACTTGCTTCCGCAATGGAGGCAAGGTGTTACAGAGGCGGAAAAGGCAGGGTAAGAATGTATCCGCTCACATGGGGAAGTGCTGAAAATAAAGCTTTGACAGCCTTCGTTGTTTTTTCTGCCTCAGTGATCTCCCTAAACAGGTGGATGTAA
- a CDS encoding L-lysine 6-transaminase, translated as MTAKFSVAPKDVFKTIESLLLRDGFDIVIDMEKSRGSHIHDSASGADWLDFYTFFASSPFGMNHPKLETPEFKEKIFRAAINKVANSDIYTQEMAEFVKMFGEVAVPQGFKHTFFIDYGTLAVENTFKVAMDWKVSKLLAAGKITKGEAYDGKVGTKIMHFNEAFHGRSGYTLSVTNTNDPNKHQRFAKFTEWPRVLNPKITFPLENHIGEVEWLEAQSLKQIKHAIASDPNGIAAIIIETIQGEGGDNHFRTEYYQQLRQVCDESDIMLIFDEVQCGMGITGKMWAWEHHAPVKPDIFSFGKKAQVCGLIAGPRVDEVEKNCFTVSSRINSTWGGNTVDMVRAAKYLEIYREEKVLDYVSNVAGPALIKGLNELQSEFPEFIKNVRGKGLMCAYDICSPELRDKFLKECHANKMLILGCGSNTVRFRPALNVPVADLEKGIEISRNAAKAVFKK; from the coding sequence ATGACAGCAAAATTTTCAGTAGCGCCCAAGGATGTTTTTAAGACAATTGAAAGTCTTTTGCTCAGAGATGGTTTTGATATCGTTATCGATATGGAAAAATCGCGGGGCAGCCACATTCATGATTCAGCAAGCGGGGCCGACTGGCTTGACTTCTACACCTTCTTCGCATCTTCGCCCTTTGGGATGAATCACCCCAAGCTGGAGACTCCTGAATTCAAAGAGAAAATTTTCCGTGCAGCAATAAATAAAGTCGCTAACTCAGATATTTACACTCAGGAAATGGCCGAATTTGTAAAAATGTTTGGTGAGGTTGCAGTACCTCAGGGATTCAAGCATACGTTCTTTATCGACTATGGAACACTGGCCGTAGAGAATACCTTTAAAGTTGCCATGGACTGGAAAGTAAGCAAGCTTCTTGCCGCTGGGAAAATTACAAAGGGAGAAGCTTATGACGGCAAAGTGGGAACTAAAATAATGCACTTCAATGAAGCATTCCACGGTCGCAGCGGTTACACACTTTCTGTAACGAACACTAACGACCCCAATAAACACCAGCGTTTCGCCAAATTCACGGAGTGGCCGCGTGTACTCAACCCAAAGATTACCTTCCCGCTTGAAAATCATATCGGAGAAGTAGAGTGGCTCGAAGCACAGTCACTGAAGCAGATCAAACATGCTATTGCCAGCGACCCGAACGGTATTGCTGCTATCATTATCGAGACGATCCAGGGTGAAGGCGGAGACAACCATTTCCGCACAGAGTACTATCAGCAGCTGCGCCAGGTCTGCGACGAGTCTGACATCATGCTTATTTTCGACGAAGTCCAGTGCGGAATGGGCATCACCGGCAAGATGTGGGCATGGGAGCATCACGCACCCGTCAAACCGGACATCTTCTCATTTGGTAAGAAGGCCCAGGTATGCGGACTTATAGCAGGTCCAAGGGTAGATGAAGTCGAAAAGAACTGCTTTACAGTTTCAAGCCGTATCAATTCAACATGGGGCGGCAATACAGTGGACATGGTACGTGCAGCTAAGTACCTTGAGATATACCGCGAAGAGAAAGTCCTCGACTATGTAAGTAATGTAGCAGGTCCGGCACTCATCAAAGGACTCAATGAACTTCAGTCAGAGTTCCCTGAATTTATCAAGAACGTAAGAGGCAAGGGACTGATGTGCGCATACGACATCTGCTCACCCGAGCTTCGTGATAAATTCCTCAAGGAGTGTCACGCCAACAAGATGCTCATCCTCGGATGCGGCAGTAATACAGTCCGGTTCCGTCCGGCCCTTAATGTGCCGGTCGCAGACCTCGAAAAGGGCATCGAAATATCACGTAATGCCGCAAAGGCTGTTTTCAAGAAGTAA
- a CDS encoding tRNA pseudouridine(38-40) synthase TruA: MTRYAAELSYNGSLYFGWQVQPGRLSVQEAVEDVLTMLNKQPVSVTGAGRTDSGVHARAQVCSFDMSKEWDEYRLLMALNSNLPEGISAMRLKKTSPDFHARYDALKREYVYFLWTGKTRYPHIAPFTHWIMGDRYDWGLASEACRFLEGEHNFSNFCRAPNVPDNPVRTMYEVKLRRRGPLIWLRIVGSGFLTNMVRMIMGDLELVAKGEREPDWMKSLFEPGSDKRTAGRTFPPNGLFLWRIEYGEPLWNSHNRAL, translated from the coding sequence ATGACAAGGTATGCTGCTGAATTGAGTTATAATGGCAGTTTGTACTTCGGGTGGCAGGTGCAGCCTGGCCGACTTTCCGTTCAGGAAGCCGTTGAAGATGTGCTCACTATGCTCAACAAACAGCCTGTTTCAGTGACAGGCGCTGGCAGGACTGACTCAGGAGTACACGCCAGAGCGCAGGTATGCAGCTTTGACATGTCAAAGGAATGGGATGAATACAGATTATTGATGGCTTTGAATTCCAACCTTCCGGAAGGCATCTCAGCCATGAGACTGAAGAAGACAAGTCCTGACTTTCACGCCAGATATGATGCCCTAAAAAGGGAATATGTCTATTTTCTTTGGACCGGAAAGACGAGATATCCCCATATTGCGCCATTCACCCATTGGATCATGGGGGACAGGTACGATTGGGGGCTTGCTTCAGAAGCCTGCCGTTTTCTTGAGGGTGAACATAATTTCTCAAATTTTTGTCGCGCACCTAACGTTCCTGACAACCCTGTCAGAACGATGTACGAAGTTAAACTGCGGAGACGTGGGCCTTTGATCTGGCTTAGGATCGTCGGCAGTGGTTTTCTGACGAACATGGTCAGGATGATAATGGGTGATCTCGAACTTGTTGCCAAAGGTGAAAGAGAACCTGATTGGATGAAGTCTCTTTTTGAGCCAGGGTCTGATAAGAGGACAGCAGGCAGGACCTTTCCGCCAAACGGTCTTTTTTTGTGGAGAATAGAATATGGGGAGCCTTTGTGGAATAGCCACAATAGAGCTCTTTGA